The nucleotide sequence CGCCGTTGCAGGCATCCTGGTCTTGCTCTGCATCCGCATCCCCCTGCGCAGGATCGACCAGATGCAGGTAATCGATCTGTTGCGCAATACCTGAGGAGGTGAGAATTGATCTGCCTTGCCGGATACTCGCTGTATAAAACCTATGCCGACAAAGGCCAGGACATCCGCGTGCTGCGCGATGCCAGCCTGGAAGTGGAAAGCGGAGAACTGGTCTGCATCACAGGCAAGTCCGGCTGCGGAAAAAGCACTCTGCTTCACATCCTGGGCCTGCTTGACGACCCTGATCAAGGCAGGGTCTGCATCAACGGCACTGAGGTCTCAGCACGCCATCCCAAAGCCCACGGCATACGCAACCGCGAGATCGGCTTCGTCTTTCAGTTCCACTATCTGCTCGAAGACCTGAACGCGCGCGAGAACGTCGCCCTCCCGATGCTCATCGCCGGTTCGCCCAAAAACGCTGCCCTGGAACGTTCCGCTGAGCTTTTGGAGAATTTGGGGCTGGCCGAACGGGCCCGCCATTATCCCAATCAACTCAGCGGCGGGGAGCAACAGCGCCTGGCCCTGGCCCGGGCTCTGATCAACCGTCCGCGCATCATCCTCGCCGATGAGCCCACCGGAAACCTCGACCCCCAGCACAGCGCGGAGGTTTGGGAATTGATCCGCCGCTTGAACCGGGACTTCCAGCAGACCTTCGTTATCGTCACCCACGACAGCGAATTGGCCAAACAAAGCCCCAAAACCTATGAGCTCAGGGACGGAAAGCTGATCTAAGCCATGAGACGCCCACGCAAATTTCTGACCCTGATCCTGATCCTCCTGGTTATCAACACCGTGTTTTTCATCTCCTGGTACGCCTTTAATGTGCAGGGAAGAGTGAAGGGCATCATCGAAAGGGAGGCTGGTAAGGCGCTCAAGGGTGAATTTCAGATAAGGGATTTCAGCATCAGCGACCAGCAGATTTTCGCTGAGGGCATCACTTACGCCGCCGCGGACAGCTCTTTCGGGTTCAGGATCGACAGCGCCAGGGCTCGTTTCAACTTACTCAAATTCATCTTTTCCGGCTTCAGGCTAAACAACATCCTCGACCATACGGAGATCGTGCAGGGTGAAGTGACCGTCTTGGTCATCCCCAAACCGGGCCCCAAAAAACCGCGTAAAAAGCTGGAGATCCCAGACCTGACCAGGATCTTCAACAACCTGAAAGTCACCGATTCCCGCTTCAGGATCGAAGTGAACACCCCCGTCGAGATAATCGAACCGGGCATGCTCAGAGTGCGCGAAGAGCTTGAACAGGTGAACATCTCCATCCTCAACGCCAAAGTTTCCAATATCACCCTCACTGCCGTCACCGCCAACAAGGGGACCCTCCACGCCACCGGGATCCT is from Candidatus Syntrophosphaera sp. and encodes:
- a CDS encoding ABC transporter ATP-binding protein; the encoded protein is MICLAGYSLYKTYADKGQDIRVLRDASLEVESGELVCITGKSGCGKSTLLHILGLLDDPDQGRVCINGTEVSARHPKAHGIRNREIGFVFQFHYLLEDLNARENVALPMLIAGSPKNAALERSAELLENLGLAERARHYPNQLSGGEQQRLALARALINRPRIILADEPTGNLDPQHSAEVWELIRRLNRDFQQTFVIVTHDSELAKQSPKTYELRDGKLI